AAAACCAAAACCAAGCTGTCCACTGGCCCGGTTAGCTACTTAGCACTTGTCTCCGCGAAGTAATATACAGAGAGAAAAAGCCGGAATTTCCGATATCGGAAGTTTCGGCTTTTTTTAGAGATGCGAATAGATAAAGTTCACGGCAGAATGCGCAAGTTAATCTCCCTGGTATTCTTGCCCGTCCCTGTCTTCATAATCATATTCATCGTTTCAGGTTTATCGAGCAGATTGCTGCCAGAGTACCATTCAAAGCCCTCATAAGTGCCTGATCCTGATGACATTCCTATCTCGGTGGTCCCATACTTCGTTATCGATTGAATTTTCTCCCCGTATGCCGCGCCAAATATCTTTTGCCGGTTCTGCCATGTAACCTCAGACTCGTTTTTAATTTTGAATATAGTGCGGGTCATCAAGGGGGAGAGCTCCACCTGCTCCAGCGTCACTTGAATGCCCTCCAGCATGAAGTCCTCCTGCGGCTTGACAATGACCGTCTGCTGCTGTTTGAATTTCGGGTCCAGCTTGAAGCTGATCCTGAGTCTCGGGGAATAATGCACATCAGCTAAATTCACACCCTTGCTCTTCCCCAGATCTTTCATTTTCCCTTCATTCATCGAGGCAATCAGAAAATTGGCTTCCACCTGCTCCGGGAACGGCTTGCTGCGGTCCAGATAGATAACACCCCGACCATAGAAAATGCGATAATCGTCGTACCCGTTTGTCTTAGCATTAGCGCCAATCTGACCGCCGCTGTTCAAATCGTATCCGGTTGCCAAATTTTTGATTCTCGCACTGCTAATACCATAGATCTCCTGCCCTTCCGCAACATTTGCTGTATACAAAAAGATGATTTTGTTCTCATCCGCCGTTACCGCATTCAAGGTAATCCGGTAATCCCCGCTGGCTGCGCTCTGATTAATCTCCTGAATGTAGCCGTGCCGGATCGCTGAATCCAGTGTAGGTGCCTCTAAATCGAATTCATAGAGCCGCTTGAACATCTCCAGCCCGCCCCAATTCACTTCTCCGGCAGGTCCGGCAGCACGGGGTGCTGCATTATGAATGACCGGGATGAAGAACAGAATCACTGCAGCAATCGCGGCTGCGGCGAATCCGATGAAGGAGCCTTTGGTTAGTCTGCCCTGCCAGCTTTTACGGCGTCCGCGCTCGATCCCTGCTTGAACTGCCGCTCTGACCTCATTGCCCCCGCAGTCCACCCGTACCTCTTCACGGATACGAAGCGCATCGGACAACATCGCCTGTTCTTCTCTGCTATTGTTCATTCCATTCACCCCGGTTCTTCATAATTTCCCTAAGCTGCTTCAGGCCCTTGTGCTGCCAGGTTTTGACGGTTCCCTCCGGCTTGCCCAGCAGGACTGCGATCTCGGCCAGGGTCAGATCATTATAATATTTGAGCAGCAGCACATGGCGGTATTTCACCTTTACCTGCGAGAGCGCCCACTGCATTTCCATGGAATCCGTACTATTCTGAATGACCGGCTCCTGCATATTCTCTGCCGCTGTAGGGACTGCCTTCTTTCTTCTGCGCTGCTCGTCGATGCAGACATAGATTAATATTCGGATCAGCCAGGTTTTGAACGCGCTGGGGTCCTTCAGGGTCCGCCGCTTCATCCAGGCCCGGCAGGTGGTCTCCTGGAGCGCTTCCAGTGCGTCATTGCGGTTGCCCAGATAACTGTAAGCAATATGGTATAGCTGGTCGCTATGCTCCATCACCGCTTTGACAAAGTCCGTCTCCTCAAGCGGTACAGCGGCAGTTACCTGCTTCATCTCTGCCCCGGACATCGTCATCTCTCCCTCTCCTCTCCATCCCTTTTACATGAATTAGACGGAGAGGTTATGCAAACAGTTTTAGTCTGCGGTAATTATTTTATAATCCTCATGAACGACAGAAAAACCGC
The window above is part of the Paenibacillus sp. FSL H8-0048 genome. Proteins encoded here:
- a CDS encoding DUF4179 domain-containing protein, with the protein product MNNSREEQAMLSDALRIREEVRVDCGGNEVRAAVQAGIERGRRKSWQGRLTKGSFIGFAAAAIAAVILFFIPVIHNAAPRAAGPAGEVNWGGLEMFKRLYEFDLEAPTLDSAIRHGYIQEINQSAASGDYRITLNAVTADENKIIFLYTANVAEGQEIYGISSARIKNLATGYDLNSGGQIGANAKTNGYDDYRIFYGRGVIYLDRSKPFPEQVEANFLIASMNEGKMKDLGKSKGVNLADVHYSPRLRISFKLDPKFKQQQTVIVKPQEDFMLEGIQVTLEQVELSPLMTRTIFKIKNESEVTWQNRQKIFGAAYGEKIQSITKYGTTEIGMSSGSGTYEGFEWYSGSNLLDKPETMNMIMKTGTGKNTREINLRILP
- a CDS encoding sigma-70 family RNA polymerase sigma factor; translation: MTMSGAEMKQVTAAVPLEETDFVKAVMEHSDQLYHIAYSYLGNRNDALEALQETTCRAWMKRRTLKDPSAFKTWLIRILIYVCIDEQRRRKKAVPTAAENMQEPVIQNSTDSMEMQWALSQVKVKYRHVLLLKYYNDLTLAEIAVLLGKPEGTVKTWQHKGLKQLREIMKNRGEWNEQ